CTATATATGTATGATTTATATAATTATATTGATGGCTGAAGCACTCATTCGCCATACAGTACTCAAAGATTTCATTTGAGACAGACATGTTGCTTTATATGTATtgtgtgttgattttttttattaattttttattgagATATCAGAGAATTTTGAGTCGAAGAAGGAAATTTTCTGTTTTCGGCTTTCCTCCGTGTCTCATGTGTTTGAAACTTTGAATCCATGAACCATTTTTTATTTACTTTGTACATAATTCGTTCTCTAAAATGCTGGTCTGATTCCTTCTCATTTGTCTCTATTGACCTAGGAATTGAAAAGGAAGGAAGAGGCGGCATCCCGAGGTACATTGCATCCTGTTTTGAAATagctgtttattttatttttttatgtttgtaGCTATAAATTTTTGAACTCATAAGAAAGTTATCTGCAAAGTTATTGAGGAAATTTACTGAGAACCGATATCTGTCACTCAACTTATGTAAATCATTTAGTGCTATTTCTATGCTCAGTTATCTCTGATATTTGCTGAGAAGATTACTTTTGTAGGTGGTGTTTACAGAGCCCATATGTATGTCTTCTAGTTTAGTTTGTATGTAATTTGGTCATGTTTCTGAAAAAAGATGTTTCTTTTCATAAAGCTGATTAGATTGGGCACTTGTTGTGTTGCCTACCATTTGTGGCCAAGCAACATGAACAAATCTTCCTCGCTATATATTTTGACTAACATTTAtcatcatgtttttttttctagctgGCATTGTGATAGAAGAGAAAAATTGGCCTCCCTTTTTCCCTCTCATCCACCACAACATTTCCAATGAGATACCTATCCATCTACAAAGGATGCAGTATCTTGCATTTTCGTCGTTTTTGGGTAAGCTCTTAATGCCCGAAATTGTTTCTCAGTACTAGTATGCTGTGCTGCCTCACCTTTTTCTTTCTGGCTTGAGTATATGGCAGTGATTTTTTTTACATATTATGCACTAGTAGTGTTACTTCCAGCAGGGAGTGATGACAGTAAGCTTCCACTACTTTGCTTATTGCATAGTAAAGGATATATCGTGGTCATTTAATTGGTGGACGCAGACTGATAAATTCTACAGAAAAagaattatgataaatagtggCATTTTTCTTCATTTGGTGTACCATTTCTTAAAAGAGGCTCTCTTATCCAGTACTTGTTTCTTATGCAGGATTGATAGCATGCCTATTTTTTAATATCATTGCAACTACAACAGCATGGATCAAAGGGGAAGGTACTGTTAAAATGTACCTTATTGACATCTAGAATATCTTCTTCCATCAGCACTTATTACTTTACTGGTACTGACACTTCAATCTAATGTGATTCACTCTACAAAAGGTGTTATCATCTGGTTGCTTGCCATTATCTACTTCATATCTGGTGCACCTGGGGCTTATGTGTTATGGTATCGCCCTCTTTATAATGCAATGAGGTTGAGTCATATCTGCTTGATaatacatcttttttttttcaccttCACGATTGTTCCTTGTGACCATATATCGTTTTTGTGAATTTCTATTTCAGAACTGAGAGTGCTTTGAAGTTTGGGTGGTTTTTTCTGTTTTACATGGTAAGATATTGACATGCAATAAAATAACGATTTTACACAGTAGCATCTTAGCATTAATAATGCATAAAGTTATTGCGTGGCTTGCTGACTCTCTTCCGTTTCCAGATTCATATTATCTTCTGTGTGTGGGCAGCTGTGGCTCCTCCATTTCCTTTTAAAGGAAAATCCCTGGCGTAAGTCTCCTATACTACTGAAAGTATACTTGTTTTTTACTTCCTGTGATTCCATAACTCATAACTGTCGTAAGTTCTATAGGAAGTTACCTTTGAAGAACCATATTTATCCCTAGTCATAATTGTTTTTCTTAGCAACAGTTTTACTCCATAAAAGTTAAATTTCACTTAAGAATAGGTTTAAGATGTTGATGTTCGAGGTCAAACAACTAAGTTCATTAACCCACTCATTGCCTTCTACAAAACTATTGTCAGTGTTGATCTCCACAAGGAATAGTTGCTGGTATACGAGTTGCCCCAAATTTTCAGTATAAGCACACAGACACATTCTGTGATCCTGGAAGTGGATATGTCATATAGAATATAACTTAAAACAATGTCCTAAAGTTCGGATACTATATTTCTTGCTAATCATGTCGCTCTTATGCTTTGCCAACATTATTTTACCCGATATGCGTCACTTAGGTCGTAAGAACCCCTATGCCACAAGTGCTGAACTGGTCATACAATTTAAATGGAATTATCAGCAGTAGTGATAAAGTTTGGTTGTTGTTAGCACCACTGATAAATTCTGGTTACCTCTAATCTTATCTGGCTAAAACGTTGCTTTTGAGtcttcaacaacaacaacaacataggcttttttcccaagcaagttggggtaggctagagatgaaacccgaaagaaataagttcaaggttcaggcacattgatagttagtctccaagcactcctatccaaagctatctctttagagatattccaatccttaaggtctctcttaaccgactcatcccacgtcagtttaggtctacctctacccctctttacattatcgacccgctcatgaaccccattacgcaccggcgcctcaggaggccttcgttggacatgtccaaaccatctcagccgatgctgggcaagtttctcctcaattggtgccaccccaaccctatcccgaataacttcattccggactctatccctccttgtgtgcccgcaaaaccaccgcaacatccgcatctctgctacactcagttgctggacatgtcgcctttttgtaggccaacattcagcaccgtataacatcgccggacgaattgctgtcctatagaatttgccttttagcttttgtggcaccctcttgtcacaaaggatgccagaagcttgtcgCCATTTCAACCAACTAGTTGAAATTCTAtgtctaacatcttcatcaatgtcgccatccttttgtagcactgatcctaaataccgaaaagtatcattctggaccaccacttgcccatctagactaacgtctccctcCTCATGCCtaatcgcgctgaaatcgcacatcatgtactcggtcttggtcctactaagtctgaaccctttcgactctaacgtgcgtctccacagaaataacttcctattaacccctgccctactctcgtcaactagcaccacatcatcagcaaagagcatacaccaagggatctcaccttgtatatcacttgtgacctcatccatcactaaagctaataaataagggctcaatgctgacccctggtgtaggcctatgttaataggaaagtcagtggtgttgccatcacatgtccggacaaacgtcgtcgcatccttgtacatatccttaatgagggtaatgtacttagttgggactttgtgcttctccaagtcccaccacatgacatttctcggtattTTGTCATATGCTTTCTCAAGgccaatgaagaccatgtgcaagtccttcttctgctccctatatctctccatcaattgtcgtattaagaaaatcgcctccatggttgaccttccaggcatgaacccaaattggttttgggtcacacttgtcactcttcttaggcgatgctcgataaccctctctcaaagcttcatcgtatggctcatcagtttAATcgcacggtagttagtacaactttgaacattgcccttgtttttgaagatatgtactaatatacttctcctccatctaTCCTTGTGACTTGAGCTGCTTTTGAGTCTTCATTTTATCAAAATCGTACATTGACCTTTTTACTGCAGTATGTTCTATCTGTTTACAGTGCATATGAGGCCTTTGTGGTACTAAATATTTCTTTGCTGTTTCATCAGTGGAATTTTGCCAGCAATTGATGTCATAAGCAAGAGTGCTATTGTTGGGGTAAGTCCATAAGTCTATCAGTATTTATCCTTATACTGCTGGGTTATTAGGTTTATAATCTGGAGTTCTGGACTCACTATACTAGTATACTTATATAGCCTTGCTATACTCAGTTACACCTATGAACAGCAGTGTGGTGTTAAACTGCATTTACAGGAAAATCCTTGCATTTTGATTGGTCTTGTGTCCCTGCTCAAACATATTGACTCCCATAAGGGCAACTCCAGTGTTTAGCACCTTTGCTAACCTAAGGCGGGACCCACATAGGAAAAGTTATGTTGGCAAAATTTGCTCCAGCGTTTAGCACTTACATAGGTCCCACCAGATCAAATATTTAAATGGAAAACTCTCTCCACCAACTGAGCAAACGGGGTCGGCCCGTGAGTGGATCAGCTGGGagttgctgcagcctgcagcagaATGGTCAAAGAGAAATGATTTTTTATCCTTTGCACCGGGTGCAAAACAGAGCATCGGGTGTCAACATTTCCTAGTTAGCACTACCTGCTCCAATGTATTACACCATGtctttccttttctctctccttcacACACCCTAAAAAATGCAAGCACTTGTATGTAGCCTTTCTGCCAGCTTTTGTTTGTGCATGCTTCATCAATGCTGCTGCATTGAATAGTTATATGATGGTTGGCTTATTTAGTCTCATGCTGATTTGCAATTATTTAATCCATTTGACAGATATtttattttgttggatttggCTTGTTCTGCCTTGAATCACTTCTGAGCATCGCTGTCATTCAGGTTGGCCGAATCTTTTCTTTACTCAAACGAATCCTTCATTCTGTTATAGCCCAGGGATATTTGTTCTCATGTAGCCTTTTCAGTAAGGAAGTTCATTATGCTCTTCATATCTCTTTATCATTGAATTATTTGGCTCAATGCAGCAAGTATACATGTACTTCCGTGGAAGTGGAAAAGCTGCAGAGATGAAACGTGAGGCGGCACGTGGTGCTCTAAGTTCTGCCTTCTGATGAACATATGGCAGTCTGATTACAGCCAGTTGATGGATAGAAGGAAACCGGATGTGTCATTTGAGGCATGGGGTCTTGACGTCTTGTACATCACTGCAGTCGGCGCATTTGGATCATGGAAAGCGTACAGCTGATCCTCTTTTTGCTCCTATGTAAGAT
The nucleotide sequence above comes from Panicum virgatum strain AP13 chromosome 3K, P.virgatum_v5, whole genome shotgun sequence. Encoded proteins:
- the LOC120698209 gene encoding secretory carrier-associated membrane protein 3; its protein translation is MAGKHGRNGYDDDDVNPFAGGSVPPATNSRLSPLSHEPADFYNVDIPLDSTKDLKKKEKELQAMEAELNKRERELKRKEEAASRAGIVIEEKNWPPFFPLIHHNISNEIPIHLQRMQYLAFSSFLGLIACLFFNIIATTTAWIKGEGVIIWLLAIIYFISGAPGAYVLWYRPLYNAMRTESALKFGWFFLFYMIHIIFCVWAAVAPPFPFKGKSLAGILPAIDVISKSAIVGIFYFVGFGLFCLESLLSIAVIQQVYMYFRGSGKAAEMKREAARGALSSAF